The Athalia rosae chromosome 4, iyAthRosa1.1, whole genome shotgun sequence DNA segment GTGAATCTGTCATCGTGCGATGTCCTCGAATTATTTCCGTTCccttctttcgattttcataCAAAATTCACGACGGAATTCAGATTTCTTGTGAGCGCGCCTTAGCCAGCCGCTTTCCGTATCAGCGGAGACAACAAATCGTACAATTCATCTGAAAGAAGCAAATTCGAATTCCAAATCAGAAGAGCGACGAAGGTGAAGAATTCAATCAACCAGTGGAACTCGGCTCACCCATATTGATTAGAGAATCGGTACCCATTTTCGCAAAATTGTCTCGCAGGGTGTTCAATCTCGTGATCGTGTCATGAGCAGCTCTTACCTTGTCCCCCGCGCGATTCCGCATGTTATCTGCACGTCAGACGTATCGTTTGTTAGTTTCAATATAACGACAAATAAGGGGACCACTGATTGTTCTACTCACGAGAAATTATTATCCAACTTATAACCCCTAATATCACGCTGAACTTGGATGGCATTTTGTACAATTGCAGCAACGGCCGCGTCCAATgcggaagaaatttttatttcgtctacAACTTCGAGACTCGTTCATATCTGGCAGATATTTTTATCGAGCTTATACTATctggatatatttttacacagGGGAAAACAATTTGTTTGAACAATTGCAGCGAGACAGTTGTACCCTCTGCACACATTTGTCGCTCACTTAGCAAATAATTAAATTGCCAGACCGAAACAGATGTCCAGTCATGCAGTTCCAAGAATATATTTTGTGTTTAATTTGAGTGTACTTGAACCACGAAACGATCGCGTGATTTTCAATGGCTGAGAAGTAGACCTTCCGGTATAAAGAtaacatttctatttttcgcaaAGATCGTTCGGCCGACGATGGGGCGTTAATAGTGTGGATGGAGAAGGGGGTGTTCCGATTCAATCGAACTGTTCGGGCCATCGGCTACTTTTATTTGAACAATTACAATCGATTCCAACGATCGATATGCGCAATCATATACGTTTCTTACCCGATCACGTCACACTCGGTTCGACAAGTCAAGGCTAATCGAGCCAAGGTAAATATTTCCACGTTGCATCTTCATGGCTTCAACATTTGATATCCTTGTTCAAAATAGTAGAACTGACTCGCGGGGTATGAATGCTGCACTGTGAGCGCCGAAAACCGCAACTtgaaatatacgtacctatctcGAATTTCACTCGAGCTTTTTCCTTCTTGTCGCGAATTTTAGGCAGTCGCGAATAACGCTGATATCCCTTGTGTTTTcgatcgttgtttttttttttttcccttttttcgcaAACGAATGACAGCAATATCCCGTGCCCTTTCCGGCGACCCAGCGAAAGAATTTGATTCGCAATACCTGATTGCTGCAGGGTCACGACTACTACTGTCGCCGTTCGAGTGATTGACGACCGAAATAATGCGACCAGATCGGAAAGTCCGAATGTCGGAGGATCGAAATTTATGGTACGAAACGACCGGCTGAAGCGTACCGACCAGCGACGTGGATTCCTCGGATCAATTTATAGTTTCGATccggtaattaattaatccacACGATCGCCTTCGCGAAGTGCAAagacaaaaaagcaaaactaCCCAAATCGTTTCGAAAGTGTTTCGCCGGTGCAAAGGTATAATAGATCAGGCAAACGGCTCCGAGTAAACCAATTCTAGAATTTGGCTAGACCAGACCATTCGGTGGCCTTTGATTTCGCCGCTATTGAGTGGTGATTTATGTCGAACAACGTCGAAGACTCGAGGTCTGTAGAATTTTCTCGCCTAACGGTGGTATTCTCTCGGTGTTGACGATGTCACGTTGGTCCCCCAGCACTATATTAGCGAGAGGTGAAGACTCGTGCCGACGAGAATCATGAGAGAGAATCCAATTAGCGGGGAACCCATATCAATATTTCTGGGCTCGTGCAGGAGCTCTCCATCCGTCCTCGAGAACGCGTACTCGAGCGGAGCGAACGAATTTTCTATCGACGCTTATCACGCGGATCAAGGGCGTTGGGATAGTCGGGCACTCGAGCCGCGCGTACAGTTCTCGGTGGTTTACAACCACGTGTACGAAGCCAAAAAAATCTTATTATCTCCCACACACGCCGCAGACCCTCGTTAGTTTCGAATCACATAGCGATAAAAAGGCGGCGGGTCGCGGGAGCTCAGCTGCCGGGTACGCGATgatccgagatatcctcgtgCTTTTTTTACCTCCGCGACGAAACGCCGTACGTTGTGCAGCCCTGCAGCCGACTTCTCGAAACCTCATAAAGTCGAAATCTGAATTTAATTAGCGCACAGGGAGTTCGTGTCAAGGCGGATCCGCCCGTTACACCTCGGATTGCAGTTGCGGTACGCCTGCAAAAGCGAACGCCCGCAACACGTAGATCGGAGTATACGATGAACGAGAGTAGGAAATTAAATGAACTGCAGGGAAGGCCCCCGGGGGCGAAAATGGTTTCCTTTCGGGTGAGTCACGACGAACTGCAGAGGGAGCCTCCCTCAAGATGaccgtaaaaaaattcatgcccGCGCCGAATATCGATGTCAATAACACCCGAATTACGTCTACCAATCTCTGCTTCCACGTGCTGCGCTTACATTGTTCGACCCCagagtacatacatacctaccgaTCGATTCATCTTGGATTATTCCTTTTTACCGTCGTTGCTCGGAAATCGTTCGACTTTGTCACCGTGGGCAACATCGTACTTCGAAACGTAAACAAGATATTCGTGACCCAAGAAGCACCGCTAGGGACGAATACAATGTCGAGGGACGGGAACGGGGATCGCGTAGTTCTCCAGGGTGAGGTAGAGTCGAACGGGGAAAGGTAGGGCACCAACCCCTTGGAGTATCGACCGAATGACGGCGGGTAGAACGGGGTGGGCAgaccgtatatatacgtgtatgtcgTCCGTCCAGACTTTGACTGGAGAACCTTCGAAAAATAGTCGGACGATACACGTCCCGGTATAGGAAGTAAAAATACGTTCGTACGTCTACATATTTCAGGAAGGGTAGATTCGCGGTAACGATCGTATAACGCGAAAAGGATCGTGATATAATTTCGCGAAGGAATGCGACGTGTAACCGCGAAGTAAGCGTCACCGGGTGTGaccctgtttatttttttaccggcTTCTCCGTTAGTCCGAAGTTCACGTGCTAGACGGACACGATGTAAAGTCGTTTAAAAATAGGTGGCGAGGTGCGCCCTGGCTCCGACGTAACGATACGACGTAACGTACGAACCGACGTCCCGATATCATAAATTCCCaagaaattgattttcatttcactagTAGCTGCACGCACTGTCGCCAGACGCACGCGCGTCGTCCCAACTTCCAACGAATTGTTCGTGTCTAGTGCCGAGTAATTGTTGGGCGCATCTGGAATTCGGGCAATCCATCTAATAACCTTTTTCCCCGAATTCTATGCGACGCGAAAGGGTGCCGCCTCGTCGGATATTCAAATTAGTAACTTCGGGGAATCCGGAGTAGTTGCTAATCGTCGATAATCGGCGAGTTATTTAGTCATTCCAAAACTTAGCTGTGTAAATCGGTGTAATCCGGAGCATCAGGCTTTGAAACTTTtacaatttccaaaaatttcgaatttcagcATGTTTGCGTTTGTGAACGTCGAATTGCGCATTCGTGCGCGCTAAACATGCTCGAGTGTGTACGTGGCTTAGATTTCCatactgaaaaacaaaattagtgAACATCCCGAGAGATCTGAGAACATCTTATAAATATTTTGCATCACCAAATGGTCTCGCACTTTCAGCATTTATTTCTAACGACGTTTGAGATGTTTTTGATCCACGCATTTTTCACGAGAGAAAATTCCCGGTTATTATATGCTTACTCTAAGGGTATAAGGGCATGGTTCGGAGTTAGTAGGTGCTAAAACAGCGAAGATTTGCAGTGTACAAAATACGGTTGATTGCAAAGCGGCAGCAGGTTGCCGGTTAGAACGTAGCGTATCGGGGGCATCGATCCTGTTAGTCGGGTCAACGAGAGGCCTCACCGACGTCGAGGGTGCGACGCACACCTTCGACTTCGGAACTACCTCCCGGTCGATGTACCCTGCACGACGTCGAGATCCCGCCGGATTCGTCTAACCACCCTCTGCCCTGATTTACCGTCACTTCCTCGATGGTTTCGCTCATTCCGTGGAAACATTGAGTTATGTACCGATGCCGCGAGATATTCCCGACGGAAATTAGCGCGGGACACCCCCGAGCAAATTGTATCAACACCGGGCGATATCGAGATACGACGAGTCACCGAGGTTCTCACGAAACCCTATTGTTGCCGGTCGCGAATCATTTTTCCTTCGCGTACTTCGCTCGGCTTTCTTTTTCCGTATCCACCGTCCGTGGACCagacatttttcgattcgcaGCATCACCCGGAGTCGGTCGTCCCTGCCTCGTATACTCTGCTCCCCAGATGAACTAGATACCTGGGGAACACGATCGATGCCCCAGATGAATGCGGTCGCAGCTAACGCGACCTGAATCGCTCGCTTCTCTTGCCTGACGAATTTATTTCTGTagcatgtatgtgtatacatatttttgaaaCGCCCGTAACGAAGCGACCTCGAGATcgcggagatttttttcaccctcgtttCGAAGCTTTTCGTCTCTCTTATCGCTGTCACGAAGTGGGAAATTTAGTTGAACTAAAACATTCATGGATGCAAATacattgagaaatttttgagaaatgaTGTACGTAGTTGAAAAGTAAAGTAACATTATGCATCCTAGTGCTTCTGTCGTGTAATACCGCGTATTTGTATTCACAGCTATTATAATATCGCGAACTTTTTCACTGAATTTTTTAGAGCTCCGCCTGGAACTGAGAATATTGAAACCATCTCGACTCGAGATGCCAGATTTTCAGTAGCAAGGAATCTCGAGTTCCGAGAAGTTATGTACATCTGGAGAGTAGTTTGCATCGTCAGTTTCGCGTGGGTATAAAGTTTACAAAGTTCCGAAAATAAGGAGGAATGTATACGAGGTTTGGAAGAACCGCCCGAACTAATATTCAATGAGAATCCTTAGCGGTATAACAAGTGAAAAGTTATGCCAATTTATACCGTATGACCCATATAAAGCTATTAGAAAAACGTGACTCTGAAATTAACCGTATCGATTAGTCGCCCATCTATATCCGTCCTAAGTCTCTAGACGTAAACTACTTGTAAGCCCTAAAAAACACGCGACACACGAGGCATGACTCACAGTTTCGTCTTATGCGAGCAAACAGGCTCCGAAGGTTACCTAAACCCGACCGATCGGATAAACTTTCTTCACATGACTGCGTATAATCGAGTAAAGAGAGCAACACTAacaaagagggagaaaaacaTCCATCCCGTCTTCGTGCGACAACAAGACCGAATAGCCCTCTCAAATGGCTCTGGCTCGaaatcctgaaaaaaaatatccagacAAAAAAGAGATAGCCTGCAGGACACTAAATGATTGGTGGGATTATTAGGGTATACCAATCAGTGCCCCATCGTCTAGACTCAAGACGGTGGACCGAGGATCTGACCTTtgtagtcattttttttctctttcatctccTTTGTACATATAAAGAGGGTTTCCGATTCGACTGAAGAATTAGCACACGCGTCAGAGTAGTTAATTGCGGTATTCGATCGGTGACCCTGATCGGCAATGATTGGGATTCGATTACGTGGTGTCGGATTATGAAAATCGTCATCACGCCCGATCTTATCGATCATTTCTAAGAGTTCATTTTCTCGTCTCTAACAGGATGTTGCCTTCATCAACCCCGCGAACGTTGTGTTCGTGTACATGTTGGTGCGAGAATTGGTCGACGGCGAAGAGGCGTCGGAAAAAGAGCTTCAGGCTACCGTATTGACGTGCCTCTATCTGAGCTACAGTTACATGGGTAACGAGATAAGCTACCCCCTGAAACCGTTCCTCATCGAGGACAACAAGGACAAATTCTGGGACAGATGTCTCCTAATCGTTAATCGACTCAGCGCTAAGATGCTCCGCATCAACAGCGAGCCCGGTTTCTTCACGGAAATATTCACCGAACTCAAGGTAAGACCCGGTGATTTTGATTAATTACTGTGATTGCGATTCGgacgatgattgaaaaatatctctaTCACCCTCAGGCCTGCGGAACCGGAGAGCGAGGGACCTTGCCTGGGAGCGGTTTGGAACGGAGTCTCGTCGTCTCCGGAATCGCCGTCCCAACCAAGGCAGCTTGACGGAGTTACACACACCTGTTGGTGCGCATCGCCAGGCACGGCTGCGACGTCACGACGCTCTGACCGTCAGGGCAGCGACGAGGAGGAGCCATCGCGGCCTGAGCCATCCCCGTCAACCTCGGCGACGTGTCACCAAGTCGGAGTACGTAGGGCGGAGGAAACGCGTCGTAAAAAAACCAGCCCTTACACCATCGAGGATTTAGATGCCATAGAGCCAGCTCCTCTGCAGGAAACTGAACTCGGAGCGGCGGCTTCGGCGTCCACCTTGCAATGCAGCTGCGGCGGTTCGGAACGTCCGCTTCGTCAAGTGGAAACGATGCGGAAACACCGGAGCGCGGAGACTCGTTGGGCAAACAGTTTTCTATCTCCGGAGGAACCGCGGTGGGATCGTCGCGGTCGAGGCACCAAAGGAGCGGAGTTCATGTGGGAACTTCACACCTCCCACACCGACGTGGATATCGCCAGGAGTTCACGATCGAAGTGCAGCTGTCACAGTCTGACCTCCGACGATGACAATTACCGGACGACGGACAGGGGGGATTTGCGGAAACATCACAGCGCTGAGACCGACAAATGGAGTCTTCATCCGGACGCCGGCACCTCCCGGCATCACCTCAGAAAGCACAACAGCGACGACACTAGAATGGCACGCGACGATTCGAGGTGGACTCTTCAGGTTCCCGAGGTTTTACCGAATCCGAAGACTCGCTGCACTTGCTCAAAGGGTAAACGCCTCTCCTTGTCTCCTGGGGATTCCCGACCATCTGGGGTTCTGCAAGGGGACACCGCGGCCAAGTGGGTCTACCATCCGCAGCCCACGACCCCCGAGGATCAGCCGACCTCGAAGTCCGTGGCCAAAAAACACTCCGAAACTAAAGTGGAGGTCAAAAGTCCGAACGTCAGAGTAAAATCCTCGGGAAGGGAACTCAAGAGGCAAACAAGGGTGGACCAAGGTTCGACGAAACGGTGGGAGCCGAAGGAACGAACATTCCCCGACGACGAGATACGCAAAATCACGCAGTCTCGATGGGCCGGTAAAACGCATTTATCTCTTCCGACCCAAACGCAAGGGGCGAGCTGGTTCGGGGGTCAAAAATCTTTGGGCGAAACTAATTTTGTCGGTAAAAATTCATCGgtgaaagagaaacaaaagtcTGCGATGTCCAAGAGTCTATCACCAGAATCGATAGTGATCGACCGGACGTCCTTGAGGCTCGACGGCATCGAAGCTACCGTCGGAAGGCAAGCGTTTCCGGAAATAGCGGTCACCGATGTGAAATGGACACCCTTCGAGAGCAGATCTCCTTTGCCCAAGGTGGGCAACGCCAGAAAAAGGGAGCAGAAGGTCGCCGACGCCAAATGCAGGACCCCCATCGACGATCCAACGGAAAACTGGTCTCCCTTCCGGCATGTCACACCgacgttttttcctccgctaCCTCAACGGTCGCCGCAGACGGACGACGACGGAAGATGGAAACTTTTGAACCAGATATCCCCATTCCCGATTTACCAAGGTGCCTGGAAGGAATATTCTCCCCCGGCTGAAGTCCAACTCAAAGTTCCGAGCCCAGAAAAACCTTTGACGTCGCGCTCTCCGACCCCGTCTTCGAAAATCATCGACCTTGAATTACCTtcggaaaaattatcgacCACTAGACGTACCAAGTCTGAAGAAGTACCCGTCGAACCATCGGAATCTAGAAACCGTCAACGACCTCAACTGGTTCGTTCCAAGGCCCTTCTTGAGGTGCCGACGATGGACGCTGCGAAAAGATCGCTCAGCGAGGAGGTACCTCGTTACCGAATGAACGAAATAACCCGAGGTCCGAATCGCGCGAAGAGCGAAGAGGGTCCGAATTACGGTGATCCCTGGTTCGCGAATAACTTGGCATCCGAATCAACGGAGTTGTGTCAATACGTAACGACCGTCTAGTCGCACACGGGaatgatggtaaaaaaaacaaacctgCCCCCGATCCGAAAAGCTATACGATATGAAATATAGTGACTTGGATGAAACAAAAGTCCCAATCAGCAGGAAAGCCTATACCTTTACCTATAAAGAGAAACATGTATCGCGTTGTAATATAGTTGAGTAAAAATACCGATCACAGCTATATCATAAGCTGCTCGGTCTTGCAGATCAATCTTTACCGATTAACGGAGAATTTTGAAGATCTTTCTTCAGCCGAGCCTCGAGACAACGATACGAATGTACGACTCGATGATAATGCCCTGAAAATTCCTAATAAtattagagaaaaagaagagaagaaatcagAAGAATATAGTGGACGTAGCTGGGTATAAGGCGCGATGGTTTTACCTCTGCAGTCGGAGTCTTTCATTATGCGCGTTTATTATGTGTATAGTAAAAGTGACTCAAATTATCTGTAAGCGTTTGCTTCAGGATCTCCAATAACATCGCGTACGGAGAAGCCAATTAATGGCGATCCGCGCGAGCAACTTATTAAgtatataataaaacaaagtCTGGCGACGTAGTTcgtaacaatgaaaattaataatgttATAATAACAAGCTAGATCGTAAGTAGATGTAACCCAAAGACGACAGTATccaaaaactgaagaaaaaagaaaacgaaaaagcgaaaaaaaaaaaagtaatcgataaataaataaactaataAAACGGAGAGGAGAAAGTTGATGAGAAGGCGAATTAAATAAGGAGTACTTAAAAGTCACAactatttatataataatgtaaaatGATGCTCACGAACCGATGAACAATCCAAGTGAATTGAGAAGCAAATTACCCGCTAAAATTGCGGGCACTGCCCGCTCACAATTGACCCCATTGTTCGTTTCGATTTGATTTATCATATGATATGATGgatttaaaaagtaaaatgatgatgacgacgacgacgacgacgacgacgacgacgatgatgatgattcgaTGAAAGTTTGAGCTGCGCGAGATGGGTACGTGATGTCGTGTACGTACTTTACGTGCATTACGACGAACTGCAGTAGAACAGACGAGCCATACCTGATACGAGTATTTTCAACAAATACTTTTCATCTATAGGAGTGGAGTCGTCAGTGAGAATGagtttgtttttcgaattacgCATGTCTCGTAAATTTCGTATTAGTTTGGTGGCCCAAGGAGGTATATGAGGTGGCCCAGTGCCGGCGCGTGCAATATTAATTAGAATAAATTTTAGCTAATTAAGTGGTAACGAGGTTAAATCCTTACATACCGCTGTTATTATACGATGACGATGTATGAATTATTTGTTGACTTTAGGTTGATCGCGTGCTGCCAGTACTCAATTTATAAGTTGCGATTTGACGAAGGAGCGTTAAATAATTACAACGCCGTTATGAAGGATCaagaaatattatataaaatgGTTCGAAACCTTTGAGTCCTGCCGTACTATAtatcgtgtataatatatatgatacgacaattcgagaaaaaaaaaaaaaaaaccaaacgatgATGAACAATATTATGAACAATAATATTTGTATTGTCGACCATTTACTAGCTATATATTTCATTACATTATTTTACGGTATATCTGTGATCACTGCATTTGTTACATTATTACGATTCGTACGATGCTTATTTTCTAAGACtgtttagttatttatttgattattcgcCCTTTCCCAAGTGATACAGGTGGTAATATACGAATCCCTGGTATTTACCTACCTGCAACTTATAATAttgtaagagagaaaaaaaaaaccttgtaAAATGTCAGCCGTGCGATCACGTACATCAGAATATGATGATGCGATCGAAAGCGGTTGTGCAGGATATCTGTATCTTTGACTGCAGCCTAACGCGACCAACACGTCGTTAAAGAAATTTgtagtaaaataaattattttctaaaaattaccaaaaaaaaagatgaaaaaaaagaaaaattaataataattgaaaaataaaattgacaaagatgaaaaaaaaaataaataaaacaagtaaaataaaataaaaataaatgaacaaaccAACAATCGAGGCATTTTTATCCTCGTTCAGCGTGACGCAATTCTATTTTTACGCTgtctgttttatttattacgtaCTTGTAGTACCTATACTTACCTAGGACCCACGTGTTAAGTGTCGTTAAGGAACAGAACGTAGGTATaaattgtatacatacgtggatAAGTTGatattataatgtaatatatatttttaattgggCTGGGCCGGTCCTGAACGCagtgactaacaataagttattCAAGATTATATACATCCCGCTCCTAATGGACACCCAAAAGTTCAAACGTTGGCAACATTTCGAAATCATTTGTCATACGATATTCGCAAACTTATCCCAATTTTCTAAAAGCTATTGCGCAATGAATTTCGTACGATATTATTCTATCAACGGATAAGTTCAGAGTGCGCCGACATGATTTAGAGTTTATGATTTCGACTGTCATCGAGAACCAGGAGTCCTTTGGGATAGGGATTTATCTGTAAATGTAGTCGGTGCTTCCGAACTTGACGCTTAGCCCATGATTTACGATATTTTACACGAGACGTTACGAGGTAACGTTTTTAAAAACGAAGGCCGTGGGACTTTATGAAAGAAGGCTGATCGTGATGAGTAGGTGGGATTATCTGAACGATTATAATCCTACACGAGGCATTGAATacttaatattatttataagtcAGAGGCACGTAAATGCTATTCGGTACAGTATATCAGTGCTGCTAGTAGCATAATGAAACAGATTCAGCTGAAGCCAAAATAGTTAATTatacattaattaattaaatactcaaataccagaaaaaaaagacaaaaaaagcaacaaaaaaaaagaaatgttaaaTTATAAACATACTCCTGTGTAAATCATTTGCAATTTACAAATCATTTAgtatttcgaaatattcaattaGCTAATTCATATgagatataattataattaattaattaattaattggcaGAGTGACAATTATAACGTTAGATAATAGAACTACTAAGTATTATCTACAGATAATAGAATGTATTCCAATCTTATCCGTTACTATGATCATTATTGTTAAGTTGCTTCTTGAATATATTCTTACGGTGAAGCTCGTAtctagtttgaatttttttagtattttttatttaaaaaaaattcataagttTATGATATTTTGTGATCTGAACTTAAATGAACCTAAATGATATGGCGCGTTGCAGGAATATTTAAAACCTGCGTAGAGTGATGCATTATCTGTACAACAATACAATATACAACCCATAACATGAGGTAAATGTTGATTTGTTTAAATAAatgtaagtttgaaaattcattcactCATGACTCCAAAATTATCTTATGTCATTGTTAACACTCGCAATCGATGCTTTCAAGATACGCATCGACTGATACCAGCTGTGCAAGAATTGGGATTTGATTTTCTGAAGTCAATCGGCGTAGTTCAGCAGATGGATACTTTGTACTCATTAATGGCCAAACATACATTGGGTGTGTGGATTTGTATTGAGGAAACGATATTTCGAAACGATGCTCAAGTACCGATGGATAGATTGAAATGTTTAACAATACATGGCAATTTTGGAGAGCTGACTTTCGTGTCGCATAGTACAGGTCAATCAAGTCACCGGACAGGTCATCTGATTCTGCCTTCCACCTGCAGGCTTCTATTCCTAGGACAAAGTTCTATCGGGatcttcgtttgatttttgttaTCAACAAAACGTAAGTGAAAACTACACACTTAAatgtaaaagagaagaaatcgagTCCCCAAAGTTTAGTGCACCGTAAATTCCCTCCTTCGGAAGCTCTGAAAGTTTCTGCATACGAAATCGGTATTTAAAATGATGTACCAGATGTAcccttgaaaatattcatgtcTTTCTCTGCTCGTGAACACATTTTCAACATGAtctagaaacgaaaaacaagcaATGACTTGACTGATTGAAGGTGGA contains these protein-coding regions:
- the LOC112694985 gene encoding uncharacterized protein LOC112694985, giving the protein MRKHRSAETRWANSFLSPEEPRWDRRGRGTKGAEFMWELHTSHTDVDIARSSRSKCSCHSLTSDDDNYRTTDRGDLRKHHSAETDKWSLHPDAGTSRHHLRKHNSDDTRMARDDSRWTLQVPEVLPNPKTRCTCSKGKRLSLSPGDSRPSGVLQGDTAAKWVYHPQPTTPEDQPTSKSVAKKHSETKVEVKSPNVRVKSSGRELKRQTRVDQGSTKRWEPKERTFPDDEIRKITQSRWAGKTHLSLPTQTQGASWFGGQKSLGETNFVGKNSSVKEKQKSAMSKSLSPESIVIDRTSLRLDGIEATVGRQAFPEIAVTDVKWTPFESRSPLPKVGNARKREQKVADAKCRTPIDDPTENWSPFRHVTPTFFPPLPQRSPQTDDDGRWKLLNQISPFPIYQGAWKEYSPPAEVQLKVPSPEKPLTSRSPTPSSKIIDLELPSEKLSTTRRTKSEEVPVEPSESRNRQRPQLVRSKALLEVPTMDAAKRSLSEEVPRYRMNEITRGPNRAKSEEGPNYGDPWFANNLASESTELCQYVTTV